The Caldivirga sp. genome has a segment encoding these proteins:
- the proC gene encoding pyrroline-5-carboxylate reductase, with product MRGGFIARYAVIGLGKIGTAIAKALIKTGVNARDVAGSVRSEHGLKRAQVELPSVYVTLSNREIVKDAEVVVLAVKPRQVIDVINDVAELLDENKLMISVVAGLSTKILGNLTKARVVRAMPNISILEGSGVTAVSRGPRATDSDIEFTCGLFNSVGKCYIVNEEYLNAVTALSGSGPAYVAMIVEALWEAGILVGLPSDLAWSLSIDVIESGAKLLNSKKPWEIISDVATPGGVTISGIKFAEERGLKGLLMGIIESAYRRSMDVQKIIEDTIEVNMGKLKK from the coding sequence TTGAGGGGTGGTTTTATTGCCAGGTACGCAGTGATAGGTTTAGGTAAAATAGGTACGGCAATAGCTAAGGCTCTAATAAAGACTGGTGTTAATGCGCGCGATGTTGCTGGTTCAGTTAGGAGTGAGCATGGGTTAAAGAGGGCGCAGGTTGAGTTACCGAGCGTTTATGTAACACTTAGTAATAGGGAGATTGTTAAGGATGCTGAAGTTGTAGTCCTAGCGGTTAAACCAAGGCAGGTAATTGACGTGATTAATGATGTTGCTGAACTCCTTGATGAGAATAAGTTAATGATTTCAGTGGTTGCTGGTCTATCAACAAAGATACTGGGTAACCTCACTAAGGCTAGGGTAGTTAGGGCTATGCCTAATATATCAATCCTAGAGGGTTCAGGTGTTACCGCAGTTTCAAGAGGACCTAGGGCCACTGATTCTGACATTGAATTCACATGTGGCCTATTTAATTCGGTTGGTAAATGCTACATTGTTAATGAGGAGTATTTAAACGCGGTAACGGCGTTAAGCGGCTCTGGGCCAGCCTACGTAGCCATGATTGTCGAGGCGCTTTGGGAGGCTGGAATACTGGTTGGTTTACCATCAGACTTAGCTTGGAGTCTCTCAATAGATGTGATTGAATCTGGGGCTAAGCTATTGAATTCTAAGAAGCCCTGGGAAATAATTAGTGACGTAGCAACTCCAGGTGGTGTAACTATAAGTGGGATAAAGTTCGCTGAGGAAAGGGGACTTAAGGGATTATTAATGGGTATTATTGAGTCAGCGTACAGGAGGAGTATGGATGTTCAGAAGATTATTGAGGACACCATAGAGGTTAACATGGGTAAACTGAAAAAGTAA
- a CDS encoding methyltransferase domain-containing protein, with the protein MPYDVPYVPSPEVVVRRMLQVSGVRPGEVVYDLGCGDGRIVVMAAKEFGARAVCVEIRNDLYEQTLRRIKELNLDNVVKVIHGNFFEVPIEDADVVTMYLLTSVNQMLRPKLERELRPGTRVVSHDFEVPGWKPILAEDVYEEWRSHKIYLFKIPGAEIPIPAQTQVSVPSDYSDIVKLMDGRRSIEEIAQKTGLTMRRVREIVNELEKLGIVKEVKVIK; encoded by the coding sequence ATGCCGTATGACGTACCATATGTGCCATCCCCGGAGGTTGTGGTAAGAAGAATGCTGCAGGTAAGTGGAGTAAGACCTGGTGAGGTTGTTTATGACCTTGGATGTGGTGATGGCAGAATAGTCGTAATGGCCGCTAAGGAATTTGGAGCAAGGGCAGTTTGTGTTGAAATCAGGAATGATCTTTATGAACAAACCCTCAGAAGAATTAAGGAACTTAACCTCGATAATGTTGTTAAGGTTATTCACGGTAACTTCTTCGAAGTACCAATAGAGGACGCTGATGTGGTAACAATGTATCTCTTAACAAGTGTTAATCAAATGCTTAGACCTAAACTTGAGAGGGAATTAAGACCTGGAACAAGAGTGGTGAGTCATGATTTTGAGGTACCCGGCTGGAAGCCTATACTGGCTGAGGATGTTTATGAGGAATGGAGGAGCCATAAAATATACTTATTCAAGATTCCTGGCGCTGAAATACCAATCCCAGCTCAGACACAGGTAAGTGTACCTAGCGATTACTCTGATATTGTTAAGTTAATGGATGGTCGTAGATCAATAGAGGAAATAGCCCAGAAAACAGGGTTAACGATGAGGAGAGTTAGGGAAATAGTTAATGAACTTGAGAAGCTAGGGATAGTTAAGGAGGTTAAGGTTATTAAGTAA
- a CDS encoding deoxyhypusine synthase yields MSHEERVTDAELGAASIKDLIESYNLIGGFMARNLYDASRVLASMYSDPDVTVILSFTANLVSTGLRGILRGLIERGLADVVITTAGTVDHDVAKSLGGVYFKGSFDTDDSELLSKGIHRIGNVFVRREHYGPLVEKAVHSTLSRINKDEVGVRELLWLMADELDDSSIIKASKRSCVPIYIPGFVDGAFGTAILTYNEIQRAKSGGRRINVNVLKDEEEIMNIVYSSKKLGAVIIGGGISKHHVIWWSQFKGGLDYVVYLTTATEWDGSLSGARPKEAISWGKVKPEAKSTFVLADATITVPILFNYITSEVGFRKRNTGVYPWNC; encoded by the coding sequence ATGAGTCATGAGGAGAGGGTTACTGATGCAGAGTTGGGTGCTGCATCTATTAAGGATCTTATCGAATCCTATAACCTCATTGGTGGATTTATGGCTAGGAATCTCTACGATGCCTCCAGGGTACTTGCATCAATGTACAGTGACCCTGACGTAACAGTAATATTGTCATTCACAGCAAACTTAGTTTCCACGGGACTTAGAGGTATTTTAAGGGGTTTAATAGAGAGGGGACTTGCTGATGTAGTTATTACTACAGCTGGTACTGTTGATCATGATGTTGCCAAGTCACTTGGTGGAGTCTACTTTAAAGGTTCCTTTGATACTGATGATTCAGAATTATTAAGTAAGGGTATTCACAGGATAGGAAATGTATTCGTTAGGAGGGAGCATTATGGGCCACTTGTTGAAAAGGCTGTCCACTCAACGTTAAGCAGAATTAATAAGGATGAGGTTGGGGTGAGGGAGTTACTGTGGCTGATGGCTGATGAATTAGACGACTCATCAATAATAAAGGCATCTAAGAGGAGTTGCGTACCAATATACATACCGGGTTTTGTTGATGGTGCATTTGGCACAGCTATATTGACTTATAATGAGATTCAAAGAGCCAAGTCAGGGGGAAGGAGGATTAATGTTAATGTGCTTAAGGATGAGGAGGAGATAATGAACATAGTTTACTCAAGTAAGAAGCTTGGTGCAGTGATAATAGGTGGGGGTATTAGTAAGCATCATGTCATATGGTGGAGTCAATTCAAGGGTGGATTAGATTACGTTGTTTACTTAACAACAGCAACTGAGTGGGATGGGTCATTAAGTGGCGCTAGGCCTAAGGAGGCTATCAGTTGGGGTAAGGTTAAGCCAGAGGCTAAATCAACCTTCGTCCTGGCTGATGCAACCATAACTGTTCCAATACTGTTTAATTACATAACCTCTGAGGTAGGTTTTAGAAAGAGAAACACAGGTGTTTATCCATGGAATTGCTAA
- the gapN gene encoding NADP-dependent glyceraldehyde-3-phosphate dehydrogenase, with translation MVEVKDRVKVEVKASELSSILKTGPEGVPLFPTFINGQWYMGDNWQDVKSPIDLSVIAKVPRLPSSVTEQALETTYREGRWAIRDMPGQKRLDVFHKAADLLDKFREDFVNVLVSNAGKTTSAANGEVNSAIERLRRLDFDVKGVHGDYVPGDWSVDALESEAIVKREPIGVVLAIVPFNYPLFDTVNKIAYSAIAGNAVLIKPASADPLPTILFARVLELAGFPTKALAVLTIPGRDMAKVVSDRRIGAISLTGSTETGIEVIREAGIKQFVMELGGGDPAIVLNDADPKWAAQRIAIGIYSYAGQRCDAVKFIFAEPNVYDQLKASLVEELSKVKVGDPRNPGTTMGPLIDEATADEVIKATQDAVSKGGKVLYGGRKLGPTYIEPTLIEIDKSKVKDLYLYNKEVFAAITVLVKVNDLDEAIELSNGRRYGLDAAIFSNDVSKIRKAARLLEVGAVYVNDYPRHGIGYYPFGGRKDSGIGREGLGYTLEHVTAYKAIVYNYRGKGVWKYS, from the coding sequence ATGGTAGAGGTTAAGGATAGGGTTAAGGTTGAGGTTAAGGCCTCTGAGTTGTCATCAATACTGAAAACTGGACCTGAAGGTGTTCCATTATTCCCAACGTTTATTAATGGGCAATGGTACATGGGTGATAATTGGCAAGACGTTAAGTCCCCAATAGACTTATCAGTAATAGCAAAGGTACCAAGACTACCAAGCAGCGTAACTGAACAAGCCCTTGAAACCACTTATCGGGAGGGTAGGTGGGCTATAAGAGATATGCCTGGTCAAAAGAGACTGGACGTGTTTCACAAGGCTGCTGACCTACTAGATAAGTTTAGGGAAGACTTCGTTAATGTTCTTGTTTCCAACGCTGGTAAAACAACCTCCGCGGCTAATGGTGAAGTCAATTCAGCCATTGAAAGATTGAGGAGACTGGACTTTGACGTTAAGGGGGTTCACGGTGACTATGTACCTGGAGACTGGAGTGTTGATGCCCTGGAGAGTGAGGCTATAGTTAAGAGAGAGCCTATTGGTGTCGTGTTAGCTATAGTACCATTCAATTACCCCCTCTTCGACACTGTGAATAAGATAGCCTACTCTGCAATTGCCGGTAACGCTGTCTTAATTAAACCAGCATCAGCCGACCCATTACCAACAATACTCTTCGCCAGAGTACTTGAGTTAGCTGGATTCCCAACGAAGGCACTTGCGGTATTAACCATACCAGGTAGAGATATGGCTAAGGTGGTTTCAGACAGGAGGATAGGGGCAATTTCACTGACTGGAAGCACTGAAACAGGTATTGAGGTTATTAGGGAAGCCGGCATTAAGCAATTCGTAATGGAGCTTGGGGGTGGTGACCCAGCAATAGTCCTCAATGATGCTGACCCCAAGTGGGCTGCTCAAAGGATAGCCATAGGCATATATAGTTATGCTGGACAGAGGTGTGATGCAGTTAAGTTCATTTTCGCTGAACCAAACGTGTATGATCAACTTAAGGCAAGCCTAGTGGAGGAGTTATCTAAGGTTAAGGTTGGTGATCCAAGAAACCCAGGCACAACAATGGGGCCTTTAATCGATGAAGCCACGGCCGATGAGGTTATTAAGGCAACCCAGGATGCCGTATCCAAGGGTGGTAAGGTACTTTACGGTGGTAGGAAACTAGGCCCCACTTACATTGAGCCTACTTTAATAGAGATTGATAAGAGCAAGGTTAAGGACCTTTACCTCTACAATAAGGAAGTATTCGCTGCAATAACAGTACTAGTGAAGGTTAATGACTTGGATGAGGCTATTGAATTATCTAACGGTAGGAGGTATGGGCTTGATGCCGCAATATTCAGCAATGACGTAAGTAAAATAAGGAAGGCCGCTAGACTACTTGAAGTTGGGGCTGTTTACGTAAATGATTACCCAAGGCACGGCATAGGCTACTACCCATTTGGAGGCAGAAAAGATTCAGGAATAGGAAGAGAAGGCCTTGGTTACACATTAGAGCATGTTACAGCATATAAGGCAATAGTGTATAATTATAGGGGTAAGGGTGTTTGGAAGTATTCGTAA
- a CDS encoding KH domain-containing protein codes for MANYYFGGPLEIPLEKARVLVTDEVKGLIEGNLKVQVEVKDDSVVLTPMQDANPDSVIRARQIVQALAIGFSREDALELLSDEKYLDVVDLSDYISKDKENHLSRIKAIIIGEGGKVKRNLEELTETKIAVKDKTVGIIGNYDNVRAVRDAIIMLINGRQHSTVYRWLQRWRRELSLRRIGSNF; via the coding sequence ATGGCTAATTACTACTTCGGTGGACCGCTTGAGATACCTCTAGAGAAGGCTAGGGTCCTAGTTACCGATGAGGTTAAGGGTCTTATTGAGGGGAATCTTAAGGTGCAGGTTGAGGTTAAGGATGATTCAGTGGTCTTAACGCCAATGCAGGATGCCAATCCTGACTCGGTAATAAGGGCTAGGCAGATAGTACAGGCATTAGCCATAGGCTTTTCAAGGGAGGATGCGTTGGAATTACTTAGTGATGAGAAGTACCTTGATGTGGTGGATTTAAGCGACTACATTAGTAAGGATAAGGAGAACCACTTAAGTAGGATTAAGGCAATAATAATTGGTGAAGGTGGGAAGGTTAAGAGAAACCTGGAGGAGTTGACTGAAACTAAAATAGCCGTGAAGGATAAGACTGTGGGTATAATTGGTAATTATGATAATGTTAGAGCTGTGAGGGATGCAATAATTATGTTGATTAATGGTAGGCAGCACTCCACCGTGTATAGGTGGCTGCAGAGGTGGAGGAGGGAATTAAGTTTAAGGAGAATTGGGAGTAATTTTTAA
- a CDS encoding cobalamin-independent methionine synthase II family protein, giving the protein MVEEAFVTSVVGSFPRPKWLIEAFELFNKGKMDKDEYEEYVNDAVKLTVKEEELAGVEVLTDGEQRRTSFVAFVGQKIPGFKVMHISEINPQGIEIMKRYKAQLTYYRPVAVGPIEDKPFTVDEASFTLSITNRRVKVTIPSPYLIMWEAWHVKYSKDHYKEPEELAEQYSKLVRNEIIRLRDIGVHFVQLDEPMLGDLVEASENEPDRYRKVLQELNGQKYRGFKNELSLARDLVNETIKGIDGVRIGMHMDRWPNPDSPYYGVGYEKLAPEVVDIKVKQYVLEYASPGSGDPAKFAQLLPQEKEIGLGVVEVRGNRIEEPSEIVNRAERVLKVLDPTRVWLNPDCGFGVGMFRKYSRRIAFMKLHSMAEAAKILRSRYLK; this is encoded by the coding sequence ATGGTTGAGGAAGCCTTCGTAACCTCAGTTGTGGGTAGTTTCCCAAGGCCCAAGTGGCTTATTGAAGCCTTTGAGCTATTCAATAAGGGTAAGATGGATAAGGATGAATACGAGGAGTACGTTAATGATGCTGTTAAGTTAACCGTTAAGGAGGAGGAATTAGCAGGCGTAGAGGTATTAACGGATGGTGAACAGAGGAGGACTAGCTTCGTGGCCTTCGTAGGCCAGAAGATACCGGGCTTCAAGGTCATGCACATATCCGAAATAAACCCACAGGGGATAGAAATAATGAAACGCTATAAGGCTCAGTTAACCTACTATAGGCCGGTGGCCGTAGGCCCAATTGAGGATAAGCCATTCACGGTAGATGAGGCTTCATTCACCCTTAGTATAACTAATAGGAGGGTTAAGGTAACGATACCAAGCCCATACTTAATAATGTGGGAGGCTTGGCACGTCAAGTACTCTAAGGATCATTATAAGGAACCTGAGGAGTTAGCTGAGCAATACTCTAAGCTTGTTAGGAATGAGATAATTAGGTTAAGGGACATAGGGGTCCACTTCGTTCAATTAGATGAACCAATGCTGGGTGATTTAGTTGAGGCTTCTGAGAATGAACCCGATAGGTACAGGAAGGTACTTCAGGAGCTGAATGGGCAAAAGTACAGGGGATTTAAGAATGAGTTAAGCCTAGCCAGGGACCTCGTTAATGAGACCATTAAGGGCATTGATGGTGTCAGGATAGGAATGCACATGGATAGGTGGCCTAACCCAGACTCACCATACTATGGGGTAGGCTATGAGAAACTCGCCCCAGAGGTCGTTGACATAAAGGTTAAGCAATACGTGCTAGAGTACGCAAGCCCAGGGAGCGGTGATCCAGCGAAGTTTGCTCAACTATTGCCCCAGGAGAAGGAGATAGGGTTAGGGGTTGTTGAGGTTAGGGGTAATAGGATTGAGGAGCCTAGTGAAATAGTTAATAGAGCGGAAAGGGTTCTTAAGGTACTTGACCCAACTAGGGTATGGTTAAACCCAGATTGCGGATTCGGCGTAGGCATGTTTAGGAAGTACAGTAGGAGGATTGCATTCATGAAGCTTCACTCAATGGCAGAGGCAGCCAAGATCCTGAGAAGCAGGTACTTAAAGTAA
- a CDS encoding GTP-binding protein: MPANLPAEARAKWLKVLEAKTPEEKLKALEEFISATPKHKGTENLIHWARRRMAQLRREIELRREKERSKGGSGLKVYVEKSGDVQLAVVGPPMSGKSALLKCLTDANVEPDLIPYSTIEPVPGMFIEGNVYFQLVKAPSISLGKDSDLNNITLSIMRNADGVLIVLNCLNGDVKQQFDAISRMALDDGIYLVKPRGIVKVEPKTGMGVQVIGKLLNATHNDVVKLLTSYRIYGAIVYIDGEATLDDIEDALIRSPTYKPTILILNNHHLCGKVDLTDLRIPVIPAKLDECIIDRVKLSETILRHLDLIKVYTKEPWASKPTDKPFILKRGSSVGDLAQRIHSELYSNFKYARVWSPSGFYRRVGLNYVLNDGDIVEIHA; this comes from the coding sequence ATGCCAGCTAACCTGCCAGCTGAGGCTAGGGCTAAGTGGCTTAAGGTGCTTGAAGCTAAGACACCTGAGGAGAAGCTTAAGGCCCTTGAGGAATTCATATCAGCCACACCTAAACATAAGGGTACTGAGAACCTGATTCATTGGGCTAGGAGGAGAATGGCTCAGTTGAGGAGGGAGATTGAGTTGAGGAGGGAGAAGGAGAGGAGTAAAGGTGGTAGTGGCCTTAAGGTGTATGTTGAGAAGAGTGGTGATGTTCAATTAGCGGTAGTTGGGCCGCCAATGTCAGGTAAGAGCGCATTATTGAAGTGTTTAACTGATGCTAATGTGGAGCCAGACCTCATACCCTACTCAACCATTGAACCTGTGCCAGGAATGTTCATAGAGGGTAATGTTTATTTTCAGTTAGTTAAGGCTCCATCAATAAGTCTAGGTAAGGATAGCGATTTAAACAACATTACGTTATCCATAATGAGGAATGCTGATGGTGTACTAATTGTGCTTAATTGCCTCAACGGTGACGTGAAGCAGCAGTTTGATGCAATAAGTAGAATGGCCCTTGATGATGGTATTTACCTGGTTAAACCAAGGGGTATTGTGAAGGTGGAGCCTAAGACAGGCATGGGGGTTCAAGTAATTGGTAAGCTACTTAACGCAACGCATAATGATGTTGTTAAGTTACTCACAAGCTACAGGATATATGGGGCAATTGTTTACATAGATGGTGAAGCGACCCTAGATGATATTGAGGATGCCTTAATAAGGTCCCCTACTTATAAACCAACAATACTGATTCTAAACAATCATCACCTATGCGGTAAAGTTGACTTAACAGACTTAAGGATACCTGTGATTCCAGCTAAACTGGATGAATGCATCATAGATAGGGTTAAGTTATCTGAAACGATACTAAGGCACCTTGATTTAATAAAAGTCTACACTAAGGAGCCCTGGGCAAGCAAACCCACTGATAAACCCTTCATCCTTAAAAGAGGCTCAAGCGTGGGTGACTTAGCTCAAAGAATTCACAGTGAATTATACAGTAACTTTAAGTATGCTAGGGTTTGGTCACCTTCAGGATTCTATAGGAGAGTTGGATTAAACTATGTGCTTAATGATGGGGATATTGTAGAGATACATGCGTAA